CATCGACCGGACGGAGCGACACACACATGGGGCCCGCAAGCTCCTTGCGGCCTGTCGGACCTCGACGCCCCTGGTCCTTCCGGAGAGAGAGCACTGTCTGCTCATCCTGGAAGAAGCCCGCCTCGATCTCGACGAGGCCGCGCCGCACAAGGCGCGATCTCTCGCGGGAGAGCTCCGCCTGCGTGTCGAGGCCATGGCCCCCCGCGGCGACCTCATGGTCGAGGCGCTTCTGCTCGAGGCCGACATCGCTTCGGGGCTCGGGGACTGGGGCGGCGCGTTGTCCATCGCGATGGAGGCGCTCGATCTGGCGAGGGCCGACCGTGACAGGGCGCAAGAGGAGCGAGCGAGCCTGAGACTCGCCCGCGCATGGGCCCGTTGCGGCAAGCTGGAGGATGCTCGGGGAACGCTGGCGGGCCTTGCCGAGAGGCATCGCTCCCGGTCGGAGTGGCCGGCGCTGGCATCGATCCTCCTGGCAGAGGGAGAGATCGCGATCGAGATGGCTCAGGATCCCGGTTCGGCCCTCGATCTATTCAAGGAGGCGGCGGAGATCTATCGGCGCTTGGGGCTGCCGAGGCCGGAAGCGCTGGCCGATGCGCGGCGCGCGGCCGCATTGATCGGGCTGTCCCGCCGGGACGAGGCGCTGGCCCTCGTCGAGATGCTCCATTCCTTCGAGGCGGGCGAGGAGCCGTTCCCCGCCCTCGATCGCGCCTTGGCGGATCTGACCGAGAGACTCCGCTCCGCCGATCAGAGCGACCTGGGTGGGCTCGACGGCCTGAAAGTCCACGAGAGGCTCGAGGAGATCCTCGCTTCGAAGGCCGAAACCTGGAGCAGGCTCCGCGAGATCCTGACCTTGATGAGCGAAGCCCTGGAAGTCGATGGCGCCCTGCTGGGCCGCGCGCGGGGCTCCGATCTCGAGATCCTGGCGTTTCACGGAATCGATCAGCTGAGCGGAAAGAAGGTCGTGACGGCGCAGGAGATCGGCCTGCCGGAGATCGCGCTCGACGGAGCCAGGCTCCATCTCGATCTCTCGGGCGGCGGCGCAGGCTCGGTCGGGAGCCGGCTGACCATCCCGATCGCGATCCGGGGGAGGCAGCACCTGCTGCATCTGTGGCGGCGTCCCGCGAAGGGGAGGGGGCCTCTCTCGCGCGGAGAGAGAAACTACGCACTGGTCCTTGCCGCCGAAGTCGGCAGGGCGCTGGAGATCGCGACGCCCGAGGGGGAGGCGCCGCAGCTCGAGCGGGGAATCGCGCTCGCCGACGTGATCACGCAGGATCCGGCCCTGCTGAAGATCCTGGAGCTGATTCGCAAGATCGGCGACACGGGGTTGTCCGTTCTTCTGCAGGGGGAGACGGGGACCGGGAAGAAGCTCCTGGCCAACGCGATCCACCGGGCGAGCGGGAGGAGGAACCGCCCGTTCGTCACAGTCGATTGCGCCGCCTTGCCGGAGACGCTCCTGGAGGCCGAGCTCTTCGGCTACCGGAAGGGAGCCTTCACGGGGGCGAGCCAGGACAGGTCCGGCCTTCTGGCCGAGGCGAGCGGCGGCACCGTGTTCCTGGACGAGATCGACAAGGCCGGTCTGACGGTTCAGCGCAGATTCCTGCACCTGCTCGACTCCGGCGAGATCCGGCCGGTCGGCTCGACGAGCTACCAGAGGCTCGATGTCAGGATCATCTGCGCGACGAGCAGCCCCGATCTGCGCACCGAGGTCGCTTCCGGGCTCTTCCTGAAGGATCTCTACTACAGGCTGAACGACATCTCGATCGAGATTCCCCCGCTGCGCGAGCGCATGGACGACGTCTTGCTCCTGGCGGGGTGCTTCATGGAGCTGTTCGCGGAGCAGACGGGGCGGAGGGTCCGAGGCATGACCGCGGCGTTTCGCCGCGCG
The sequence above is a segment of the Candidatus Eisenbacteria bacterium genome. Coding sequences within it:
- a CDS encoding tetratricopeptide repeat protein — its product is MESRDEKRGVAPRMPSTQVGASGIDQALTLIDLDIDLGVHGQALERILEARSARPALWPEESFLLDRRQALCLERLGRTDEARIAARAALDAAPPGIPPIERVRCLLVAGKAALELGNLPAARADATAMLETLGEGATALEAGLTRNLLGAVALRSGEPDLAREHFEKGLEIFRKLGDLHNLAGSYVNLGSIHKLRCDWERAAEHYHVAYYLGTTQGEYSRVAGAAQNLGIVFSKTGRYQEARVYIERGLKLAIERGDAVRLLRARLALARIDRTERHTHGARKLLAACRTSTPLVLPEREHCLLILEEARLDLDEAAPHKARSLAGELRLRVEAMAPRGDLMVEALLLEADIASGLGDWGGALSIAMEALDLARADRDRAQEERASLRLARAWARCGKLEDARGTLAGLAERHRSRSEWPALASILLAEGEIAIEMAQDPGSALDLFKEAAEIYRRLGLPRPEALADARRAAALIGLSRRDEALALVEMLHSFEAGEEPFPALDRALADLTERLRSADQSDLGGLDGLKVHERLEEILASKAETWSRLREILTLMSEALEVDGALLGRARGSDLEILAFHGIDQLSGKKVVTAQEIGLPEIALDGARLHLDLSGGGAGSVGSRLTIPIAIRGRQHLLHLWRRPAKGRGPLSRGERNYALVLAAEVGRALEIATPEGEAPQLERGIALADVITQDPALLKILELIRKIGDTGLSVLLQGETGTGKKLLANAIHRASGRRNRPFVTVDCAALPETLLEAELFGYRKGAFTGASQDRSGLLAEASGGTVFLDEIDKAGLTVQRRFLHLLDSGEIRPVGSTSYQRLDVRIICATSSPDLRTEVASGLFLKDLYYRLNDISIEIPPLRERMDDVLLLAGCFMELFAEQTGRRVRGMTAAFRRALLAHDWPGNVRELEKAIRRAVTLADDDVLLTPDLLPREVTEGIQESEEDPGDDLKKRLEIFERRALEQALDACDGNKSRAASLLGLSRKGLKGKLARYRIGSRFPKSG